Proteins from one Prinia subflava isolate CZ2003 ecotype Zambia chromosome 4, Cam_Psub_1.2, whole genome shotgun sequence genomic window:
- the SSPN gene encoding sarcospan: MGKEEKKGRHSTSPNTQSQAGKAPGGEKSAGSTQESAMKKKKKQKKAKGDPKTGQEEESHTCCGCRFPLLLALLQLALGTSVTVLGFLMAGISSSLLVRDTPYWAGIIVCVVALVGFVMLCISYQPDEKTCLQFTVKLLYFLLSALALVACVLAAAFAAHHYLQLTKFTCDTVRESCQCKLDPADPLGRTFVYRDAGDCGGLSGALGLHLPLQMALNLVAALVCLLTCFVVWKHRYQVFYVGVRFQPLTAAEGHGQQV, encoded by the exons atgggaaaggaggagaagaaaggcCGGCACAGCACGTCCCCGAACACCCAGAGCCAGGCGGGGAAGGCACCCGGAGGGGAGAAAAGCGCCGGCTCGACGCAGGAGTCCGcgatgaagaagaagaagaagcagaagaaagccAAGGGGGATCCCAAAACTGGCCAGGAGGAGGAATCCCACACTTGTTGTGGCTGCCGTTTCCCGCTGCTGCTTGCGTTGCTGCAGCTGGCGTTAGGCACCTCTGTAACAGTGCTGGGCTTCCTTATGGCAGGCATCAGTTCCTCTCTGCTAGTCAGAGACACTCCATATTGGGCTGGGATAATT GTCTGTGTGGTGGCCTTAGTGGGATTTGTTATGCTTTGCATTTCGTACCAACCCGATGAGAAGACATGTCTGCAGTTCACAGTGAAG CTGCTGTATTTTCTCCTGAGTGCCCTGGCTCTGGTCGCCTGTGTTTTGGCAGCGGCTTTTGCTGCCCACCACTACTTGCAGCTGACCAAGTTCACCTGTGACACCGTCCGGGAGTCCTGCCAGTGCAAGCTGGACCCTGCGGACCCCCTGGGCCGCACCTTCGTGTACCGGGACGCGGGCGACTGCGGCGGCCTGAGCGGCGCGCTCGGCCTGCACCTCCCGCTGCAGATGGCTCTCAACCTGGTGGCGGCCCTGGTGTGCCTGCTGACGTGCTTCGTGGTGTGGAAGCACCGCTACCAGGTCTTCTACGTGGGCGTTCGCTTCCAGCCCCTCACGGCCGCCGAGGGCCACGGGCAGCAAGTGTAg